The genomic window GGTTTTTTCGGAATTATATGAACTAATCACATATTATTATGAATTCCGTGACCAACCTGTCGAAAAAGACTTTAATTACTTTAATAAGGTTGAACAATGCTGTACATTGCTAGATTTAGACTTTAATGAATTAAAAAGAGAATTTAAATTAAAGGAAGAACTTTAGAGTAAAGGCCTGACTAAAAAAATAATGGGATAGAGGCAAACACCCCAACGTTTATATGTTGGGGCGTTTGTTTTTCATCAAATGAGTAATAAAGACAAAGCGCATGGATTTCATCTTAATCCATGCGCTTTGTGTGATTTACCCTTGTTATTTAACCTGCTGTTTGTTCTGTGATTTCCAATGTTTTTTTACATTACTCGGTACCGAAGCTGCCCCCCTCCAAGAAAGAGGCTTCATTATTGATAGCATTTAGATCTCTCGTAAAACACTCTCTAAATCATCATAACCACTTTGATCATTTAACTTAGGATCATCAGGCTCGAGTGTCCACTGATCTTTTTCCAGTGCTAATTCACCTTGATCATTTTTAAGATAAGGACTATGAATATGGTAGGTTTTCCCGTCTTTATTGACTGTATATCCTAGGTAATAACGATCCCCTTCACCATGCTCCTCAAAAATTCCGATATCATCAATGCCATATTTGTCGATAAAGGATTGAAAAGGCTGCTGTAAATTATTTATGATTTGTTCTCGTGGTAAAAAATCCATATCAATATTGCTCCTTCCAATTATTCCTATACTTAATATGGCATTCATTAGATCTTTTCATTAATAAAAAGCAAAAAATTATCCAAGCAGTGAAATTTTCTTAATCATTCAGTAGGTGATGCAGGATTCTTTCCCTGTCCTCAAAAAACTGTTTCATCATCTGGTAATGTCCCGTTTCCTCGAGTGAAGTTTCCTTTGCGCCATCTTCTGTAAATTCTATAATGGCAGCATTCGGATAAGACATAATGATAGGGGAATGAGTGGCAATGATGAATTGTGAATTCTGCTGGACTAATTCGTGAATTCTAGCAAGCATGGATAATTGCCGCAGAGGAGATAGTGCAGCTTCGGGTTCATCCATGATGTATAGACCGTTTCCTCTAAACCGATTCATAAAAGTTGCCCAGAAAGATTCTCCATGTGACTGTTGATGAAGTGACACGCCTCCGAATGAATCGATAACCGGGGGACCCCCTCCAAACTCCCTATCCATTTCCTCAATATTGGATGCTACATTATAGAAGGTTTCTGCTCGAAGGAAGAAGCCATCACTAGGTTTTATGACTCCTTTCACCAGCCTAATATAATTGTCTAATTCTGAATGGGAATCATAAGTGGAAAAATTGAAATTAAATGAGCCGCCTTCCGGATTAAATCCAGCGGCAACCGCAATGGCCTCCAATAAGGTTGACTTCCCCATGCCATTATCACCGACAAAGTAAGTTACGTTTGGATGAAAGGATAGCTTATCCAGCGTTTGGATGCTAGGTAAATTAAATGGAAATCTGTTAAAGGAAGGGATATGCTCACGTTTTAGGCTGATCCTTCTTAAATAATCACTTTCGATAAAATGCTCCATATCCAATTCCCCTTTGAATCACTTTCTTTTATCTTAACAAATCGTTATCAGGTAGAAAAGCAAAGGTGCCAAGCACCACGAATCAATTATTGTGGAGCCTGGCACCTTATCAGGCAGCCTCATATTATTCAAAAATTTTCCCTGGATTCAATATACCATTTGGATCCAATACATTTTTTATATCTTTCATAACATCCAGTGCTTCCCCGTGCTGAAGGGACTGGTATTTCTTTTTCCCTAATCCAACCCCATGTTCTCCTGTACAAGTTCCTCCACAAGCCAAAGCATATTTGACGATCTTTTCATTAAATTGATTTGCCCGTTCCATATCTAGGGGATTATCGGTGTCAATTAATACTCCTGCGTGAAAGTTTCCATCACCGATATGACCAATGATGTCACCTTGCAATCCTGATTCATCTAAACATTTTCGGGTATATTCTACTGCATCTGCTAGTGTGGACAGTGGAACACAAACATCCGTATTCATGACTTGTTTCCCAGGGTTCTCGTGAATGAGCGCATATAAAGAATTATGTCTTACTTCCCATAGCTTTGCTCTTCCTAATGAGTCAGTTTCGAATTCAAACTCATAACAGCCAAATTCATTGAATATTTCTTTCGTTAGTTGAACATCCGATTCGACACTGCCTTTAGAACCGTGGAATTCTAGAAAGAGAGAAGCCCCCTCAGAATAATTTGTACCATATACTTTATTCATATATTGGATTGTTTCCCCCTCAACCAATTCAACTCTGGCAATCGGTACACCAACGGATAACATGGCGGTAGCAGCTTGAATGGCCTCGTTTACAGATGGGAATACGGCACGTGCAGCCATAATGACTTCTGAAATACCATGAACTTGAAGCGTTAATTCAGAAAAAATACCTAATGTTCCTTCTGAGCCAACAAATAGTTCTGTTAAGTTATATCCTGAAGATGATTTTTTTGCTTTTCCACCAGTTTGAATAACTCGACCGTCAGATAAAACGACTTCCAAATTTCTTACATTATCTTTCATCGCACCATATCTAACGGTTGTTGTTCCACTTGCATTAGTAGAAGCCATACCTCCTAGTGTGGCATCAGCACCTGGATCAACTGAAAAAAACAACCCATGTTTTCCAAGTTCCTTATTTAATTGCAGCCTTGTCACACCAGGTTGAACACGAACTAGAAAATCGTCTGGATTTATCTCTAGTATTTTATTCATTTCTTGAAAATCTAGAGAGATTCCTCCTTTTAAAGGAATCGCAGCCCCCTCAAGACCTGACCCCACTCCGAAAGGGGTAACAGGAATTTTATGTTCATTTGCAAATTGCATAATTGTAACAATCTCTTCTGAATTTCTTGGGAAGACGACAACATCGGGAAAGCTCGCTTCATGAAATGATTCATCTTTACTATGATTTAAACGAACGGTTTCATTCGTACTGATACGATCATTAGGAACAATTTGTTTTAATTTCTCAGCAAGCGTCATGTTTATCTCCTCACATTATGAAACTTCAATACTAAAATCATATATTCCAACTATTATTTAACCGCTTTGAGTGTAAGAAACGTTCAATTCCATCTAGACCCTTTACTAAATCCTCCATCGATTGTGCATACGAAATTCGAATATATCCTTCACCATAATCAGAGAAAGAACTTCCAGGAATAACAGCGACTTTTTCTTGTTCAAGGAGGTTCATAGCAAAATCCATTGATGATAGCCCTGTACTTTTAATCGATGGGAAAATATAAAATGCCCCTTTTGGTTCAACGACATCTAAGCCCATTTCTTTTAGTCTTATATAGGCGAGATCTCTTCGATGTTTATATTCATTTTTCATTGCTAATACTTCTTCCGTATACACACCTTGTTTTAATGCCTCAACTGCAGCATACTGGCTAATCGTACTTGGACAAATCGAATTAAAAGAATGTATTTTATAAAATTGGTCGATTAAGTAAGAAGGAGCAAAAGCAAAACCTATGCGCCATCCAGTCATAGAATGTGATTTTGAAAGTCCGTTTATTATAATCGTTTTCTCCTTTAAATTTGGAATCGAACCGATTGAAAAATGTTTTTCATCATAGAGCAACTCACTATATACTTCATCCGCCACAATAAATATTTGTTTATCTTCTAGCACTTTGCCAATCTCAAGCACTTCTTTTTCAGATAAAATTGTTCCAAGCGGGTTGCTAGGATAAGGGAGAAGTACACAACGAGTTTTTTCGGTAATATGCTCTTCTATTTGCGCAGCTGTTAATTTAAAATCACTATTTGATGTATCAACATAGACAGGGACTGCATTACATAACTTGATTAAGGGTTCATACCCTGGATAAATAGGAACAGGTAAGATGACTTCAGATCCTTCTTCTAGAATCGTGCGAAAGGCAAGATCAAGAGCTTCACTTGCCCCAGTTGTGACGATGATTTCATCTTCCGGACGATACGATAAATTATAATTTTCGCGAACATAATTACTTGCTGCTACACGTAATTCATAGAGTCCGGCTGTTTCTGTGTAGGCATTTTGATTTTCGATAATTGCTTTTACTCCAGCATCTTTTACATATTCAGGGGTAGGGAAATTTGGTTGGCCAAATGTCAGATTTATAATGTCTGGTGAACGATCGACTTTATTAGCAATTTTACGAATGCCTGACATTTCAATACCTACTACATTTTTATTTAGTAGATTAATCATTGTAATCATTCCTTCCATAATTTAGCTCTTTTTGTGTTCGAGGCCTAAGGGCGAATTCTTTTAGATTAATAGCTAAAAGGAAAAGTATTTTATAAGAGGTAACCACCACCCTTAATATTTTGCTTCATAAGAATCTTAGCTTGAATGCCCCATTTTCCACGAAATTTTGTTTCCTGTATTTATCACTTCATCAATAATTCCCTTTAATGTTTCATCCTCCATATTCGAGATATTTAATTTAATACTGACAGCACCAATCACCCCGCCGTAATGATTGAGTATAGGTGAAGCGATAAAAGAAATACCGTCATTTTGCTCGTCATGAAGCAATTCATATCCGTCAATTTTAATTTTGTTTAAACGTTGAAAGAATGCAGTTCTTTCAGCTTCTGGAACGGATTCGTTCACTACTTTTCCTACAAAGTCAGTTGTCATATGTGCTAGCATCGTTAGATTAGCTGCACCTTCGTGTAACGGTGTTCTAAGGCCTAACTTGTCATGTACTCGAATGGTTTGATGTATACAGTCAATTCTTTCAATAATGATAGATTCCGTACCTATTGGCTTGCTCAAATATACCGTTGCCTCTACAGTCCTCATTAAGTTTTCTAATTCAGGTCGTAACACGCTAACATAATCAAGCGTGTCGTAAACAATTAATCCGTATTCAAGCCACAGATTACCAAGTCCATAGAGCTTACTTTTCGGATCTTGTTGGATCATTTCATGTTTAATCATGGCATTGAGGTTACGATGCAGGGAACTGGTGGGAAGTTTACATTCTTTAGCCAGTTCTGTGATAGAGAATTGGTTCGGATAATGTTGAATTAAGACCTTTACTATATGCATGGCGCGATCAATTGATTGCATCAAAATCCCTACCTTTCTATTAAGCAGCAACATGCTGGGAATACTTTTCCATTGTTAAGGGAATTTTCAGATATCTGAAAATTATTAATTGACAATAATCTCATTTTTCATTATATTAAAACTAATTCCCGTTAGCAAGAATAAAATTCCATTAGTCGGAAAGGTTGATAAAAATATGATAGAAACTTTGCAATATTGTAGTTCAATGTTTAAGAAATTGGATCATGTTATTGTGAAAAATCCAAAAGATGCATTTATTAGCCAAGAACATTTACATCAACAATGGAAAACATTCAATTATATTGAGGAACCAAATTATGAGGATGCAGTAAGGGAGTATGAAGAATTTATTGCAATCCTAGAAAAACACGTGAACAAAATTGATTATTTACCGTCATCTAATAAAACAGGGATTGACTCTCTATACGCACATGACCCAGTCAAGTTTACAAAACATGGTGCAATCATCTTGAATTCAGGTAAAAGACTAAGACAACCTGAGGCGGAAGTCTATAAAGAGTTTTTAAAAGAAAAAAAAATCCCGATTATTGGTGAACTTACCGGTGATGCAATAGCAGATGGAGGAGATATTGTTTGGCTTGATGATCGTACCTTAGCAGTAGGTCGTGGTTACAGGACAAATGAAGAAGCAATCCGTCAATTAAGAGAAATAACAAAGCCATTCGTTGATGACTTTATCGTTGTACAGCTTCCTCATGATCAAGGAGAAGCGGAGTGCTTACATCTTATGTCTTTCATCAGTATAGTTGATCAAGATTTAGCAGTTGTCTATTCGCGTTTAATGCCTGTCTTCTTCAGACAATTATTAGTGGAGAAAGGCATTCAATTGATTGAAGTACCTGAAGAAGAATATCACAATCTCGGTTGTAACGTTTTGGCACTTGCCCCAAGAGTTTGTGTGATCACATCTGGAAACGATTACACAAAAAGAGAACTTGAAAAAGCTGGAGCAACAGTCTATGAATACAACGGAAAAGAAATCTCTTATAAAGGAACAGGTGGACCTACATGTCTCACTGCCCCTGTTGTAAGAGTATAGGTAATATAGCAAAAATAGTTTACTTAATTAGCAGGTATATAGTTTTTAGAACGCATCGCGTTGGAAGGAGGGTATTGGATGGTATTAGGCAACAGTTTATCCATTGTCAATGCTTCAAAGTATTATAAGAAGTTTAAAGCAGTTGATGATGTGAATTTAGAAGTAAATCAAGGGGAGTTTCTCACTATATTAGGACCAAGTGGTTCTGGAAAGACGTCATTACTTAAACTAATTGCAGGATTTGAACAGTTAAATCAAGGGGCTATTATATTAAATGATCAAGATATTTCGAAGAAAAAACCTTACGAGAG from Bacillus sp. DTU_2020_1000418_1_SI_GHA_SEK_038 includes these protein-coding regions:
- a CDS encoding DUF5634 family protein, which gives rise to MDFLPREQIINNLQQPFQSFIDKYGIDDIGIFEEHGEGDRYYLGYTVNKDGKTYHIHSPYLKNDQGELALEKDQWTLEPDDPKLNDQSGYDDLESVLREI
- a CDS encoding AAA family ATPase; translated protein: MEHFIESDYLRRISLKREHIPSFNRFPFNLPSIQTLDKLSFHPNVTYFVGDNGMGKSTLLEAIAVAAGFNPEGGSFNFNFSTYDSHSELDNYIRLVKGVIKPSDGFFLRAETFYNVASNIEEMDREFGGGPPVIDSFGGVSLHQQSHGESFWATFMNRFRGNGLYIMDEPEAALSPLRQLSMLARIHELVQQNSQFIIATHSPIIMSYPNAAIIEFTEDGAKETSLEETGHYQMMKQFFEDRERILHHLLND
- a CDS encoding FAD-binding oxidoreductase — its product is MTLAEKLKQIVPNDRISTNETVRLNHSKDESFHEASFPDVVVFPRNSEEIVTIMQFANEHKIPVTPFGVGSGLEGAAIPLKGGISLDFQEMNKILEINPDDFLVRVQPGVTRLQLNKELGKHGLFFSVDPGADATLGGMASTNASGTTTVRYGAMKDNVRNLEVVLSDGRVIQTGGKAKKSSSGYNLTELFVGSEGTLGIFSELTLQVHGISEVIMAARAVFPSVNEAIQAATAMLSVGVPIARVELVEGETIQYMNKVYGTNYSEGASLFLEFHGSKGSVESDVQLTKEIFNEFGCYEFEFETDSLGRAKLWEVRHNSLYALIHENPGKQVMNTDVCVPLSTLADAVEYTRKCLDESGLQGDIIGHIGDGNFHAGVLIDTDNPLDMERANQFNEKIVKYALACGGTCTGEHGVGLGKKKYQSLQHGEALDVMKDIKNVLDPNGILNPGKIFE
- a CDS encoding aminotransferase A, coding for MINLLNKNVVGIEMSGIRKIANKVDRSPDIINLTFGQPNFPTPEYVKDAGVKAIIENQNAYTETAGLYELRVAASNYVRENYNLSYRPEDEIIVTTGASEALDLAFRTILEEGSEVILPVPIYPGYEPLIKLCNAVPVYVDTSNSDFKLTAAQIEEHITEKTRCVLLPYPSNPLGTILSEKEVLEIGKVLEDKQIFIVADEVYSELLYDEKHFSIGSIPNLKEKTIIINGLSKSHSMTGWRIGFAFAPSYLIDQFYKIHSFNSICPSTISQYAAVEALKQGVYTEEVLAMKNEYKHRRDLAYIRLKEMGLDVVEPKGAFYIFPSIKSTGLSSMDFAMNLLEQEKVAVIPGSSFSDYGEGYIRISYAQSMEDLVKGLDGIERFLHSKRLNNSWNI
- a CDS encoding IclR family transcriptional regulator, whose translation is MQSIDRAMHIVKVLIQHYPNQFSITELAKECKLPTSSLHRNLNAMIKHEMIQQDPKSKLYGLGNLWLEYGLIVYDTLDYVSVLRPELENLMRTVEATVYLSKPIGTESIIIERIDCIHQTIRVHDKLGLRTPLHEGAANLTMLAHMTTDFVGKVVNESVPEAERTAFFQRLNKIKIDGYELLHDEQNDGISFIASPILNHYGGVIGAVSIKLNISNMEDETLKGIIDEVINTGNKISWKMGHSS
- a CDS encoding dimethylarginine dimethylaminohydrolase family protein: MIETLQYCSSMFKKLDHVIVKNPKDAFISQEHLHQQWKTFNYIEEPNYEDAVREYEEFIAILEKHVNKIDYLPSSNKTGIDSLYAHDPVKFTKHGAIILNSGKRLRQPEAEVYKEFLKEKKIPIIGELTGDAIADGGDIVWLDDRTLAVGRGYRTNEEAIRQLREITKPFVDDFIVVQLPHDQGEAECLHLMSFISIVDQDLAVVYSRLMPVFFRQLLVEKGIQLIEVPEEEYHNLGCNVLALAPRVCVITSGNDYTKRELEKAGATVYEYNGKEISYKGTGGPTCLTAPVVRV